From one Humulus lupulus chromosome 8, drHumLupu1.1, whole genome shotgun sequence genomic stretch:
- the LOC133796789 gene encoding uncharacterized protein LOC133796789 encodes MDPDVVEISPPPPVSRPPRMRNRKEIVLHDVIEIDEDDSAELLFLDKVADKSNKGKAVKVVSDGYSDYQTKEAMVNFFGPSGVEPLGSLDGVESSKSFDPASLIDLDGHSSEGSCDDDDDYIGLLQDEFMDVDQYSMLQAHFDSVDIPPGIEAPIPFLFDNNYGESSLARTTCPMQSYNVDLHGINTSSSSSPWSSKLVQINKNSNTASNPILQTEVGSVDQHSGMDLSSNMFLSQFTQSKKKAAVTLQHRGSASSPPHGVLSKTRYRKSFPCKKKQLVLSSSANYDPVNQSDAMKLPSGVEPSFWEPFIPEKLKKKVGTSFPVPINMPHPPFGLKSPLSWSHAPQKSVKPLFNHFAHSDFFDPLSSGFDSEEMADVLWFDNLHCPAPVKNEATVGSSTNNVQATTSLDRDEILRKYGLFKQFDTVEGHSDHHYARDGSSLKPSSKNWAKRIQEEWKILEKDLPDTIFVRVYETRMDLLRAVIIGAEGTPYHDGLFFFDVFFPGNYPNVPPHVFYHSGGLRLNPNLYNTGKVCLSLLNTWSGNKNEKWIPGTSTMLQVLVSIQGLILNTKPYFNEPGYAQMSGSESGEKRSLQYNESTFILSLKTMMYTIRRPPKHFENFVMGHFCNRAHDILVACKAYMDGAQVGCLVRGGVQDVDEGDKSCSRNFKNSLPGYVNYLVKEFSQLGANDCEKYLLPNVNLIANGSIEHAAP; translated from the exons ATGGATCCCGACGTCGTGGAAATCTCCCCGCCGCCGCCGGTTTCTCGGCCTCCTCGAATGCGTAATCGTAAAGAG ATTGTTCTGCATGATGTGATTGAAATTGATGAGGACGATTCTGCTGAACTCTTGTTTCTTGATAAGGTAGCTGATAAAAGTAACAAAGGAAAGGCAGTAAAAGTTGTTTCCGATGGATACAGTGATTATCAAACCAAG GAAGctatggtcaatttttttggacCCTCTGGTGTCGAACCACTTGGATCACTGGATGGGGTTGAGTCTTCTAAGAGTTTTGACCCAGCAAGCTTAATTGACCTCGATGGCCATAGTTCCGAGGGATCTTGTGATGATGACGACGACTACATTGGTCTACTTCAAGATGAGTTTATGGATGTTGATCAGTATTCCATGTTGCAAGCCCACTTTGATAGTGTGGATATTCCTCCGGGAATAGAAGCACCGATCCCTTTTTTGTTTGATAATAATTATGGTGAAAGTAGTTTGGCTCGTACAACATGCCCAATGCAATCATATAATGTTGATCTCCACGGAATCAACACATCTTCATCTTCATCTCCTTGGTCATCAAAGCTTGTTCAGATTAACAAAAATTCAAACACTGCAAGTAATCCAATCTTGCAGACTGAAGTTGGTTCTGTAGATCAGCATTCTGGAATGGATCTATCATCAAACATGTTTCTTTCTCAATTTACCCAAAGTAAGAAGAAGGCAGCAGTTACTCTGCAACATAGAGGATCTGCTTCCAGTCCCCCACATGGAGTACTATCCAAAACTCGGTATCGGAAATCTTTCCCGTGTAAAAAGAAGCAACTTGTGTTAAGTAGTTCAGCTAACTATGATCCTGTAAATCAATCAGACGCAATGAAGCTCCCTTCTGGAGTTGAGCCATCTTTCTGGGAACCTTTCATTCctgaaaaattaaagaaaaaagttGGTACAAGTTTTCCTGTTCCTATAAACATGCCACATCCTCCTTTTGGATTAAAATCCCCTCTCTCTTGGTCACATGCACCTCAGAAATCTGTTAAGCCATTATTTAACCATTTTGCTCATTCAGATTTTTTTGATCCGTTGAGTTCTGGATTTGATTCTGAAGAAATGGCAGATGTTCTGTGGTTTGACAATCTTCATTGTCCTGCTCCTGTGAAGAATGAAGCTACAGTAGGTAGTTCAACAAACAATGTTCAAGCCACTACTAGCTTGGATAGAGATGAAATTCTTAGGAAGTATGGACTTTTCAAACAATTTGATACTGTTGAAGGTCATTCAGACCATCACTATGCTAGGGATGGTTCTTCATTGAAGCCG TCATCAAAGAATTGGGCGAAGCGAATTCAAGAGGAGTGGAAGATTCTGGAGAAGGATTTGCCTG ATACTATATTTGTTAGGGTTTATGAGACAAGAATGGATCTTTTGAGAGCTGTTATTATTGGAGCAGAAGGCACTCCATATCATGATGGTTTGTTCTTCTTTGATGTCTTCTTTCCTGGCAATTATCCTAATGTACCACCG CATGTCTTTTACCACTCCGGTGGTCTTCGGCTAAATCCAAATTTGTATAATACTGGAAAAGTATGCCTCAGTCTACTCAACACCTGGTCTGGCAACAAGAACGAGAAGTGGATCCCAGGTACATCTACCATGCTTCAAGTTCTGGTCTCTATACAGGGGCTGATCTTGAATACAAAACCTTATTTTAATGAGCCTGGCTATGCTCAAATGAGTGGGTCAGAAAGTGGAGAAAAGCGGTCCCTCCAGTACAATGAAAGTACATTTATTCTCTCCTTGAAGACGATGATGTATACAATTAGGAGACCTCCGAAG CATTTTGAGAATTTTGTGATGGGGCATTTCTGCAACCGCGCTCATGATATTCTGGTTGCATGCAAAGCATACATGGATGGTGCTCAAGTTGGATGTCTAGTCAGAGGTGGGGTTCAGGATGTGGACGAGGGTGACAAGAGCTGCTCAAGGAATTTCAAGAATTCCTTGCCTGGGTACGTGAATTACCTTGTCAAGGAATTTTCTCAACTCGGAGCTAATGACTGTGAGAAATATCTATTACCGAATGTGAATTTGATTGCCAACGGCAGCATTGAACATGCTGCTCCATGA
- the LOC133796787 gene encoding uncharacterized protein LOC133796787 — translation MSKSDIISPFHFRRHTGYYTTKGNDTNLRLRHRFLLDSSNSLSLRFWRVHETEFQGLFSLQGTLTLRTSVTYYSGRDFRGNRSSYYPPSSMNRLDPEKFRRSSSWPTFSLSGFWSESSGKLCMVGFGSGAKRDESFNVPASLKLFNIKNSTKLTSLVTGTLESLVSENDPNYFDPASVMIFPMLNYEYTLVAEEFNNSNNKNGFDDQNDVIPPGLSYNSLPRVLCSLIFFETFDLKYSTQTSTPLGESLSDSRRVLWLERIQCLGVERKLRLLIKFPTSVSDLWNYRTLDPHTTLVGEGIWDEKKNQLNVIACQFLDAKDSWAEAHVGDCSTRLILRFPAIWTIGKTSSVVGYVWSNKTETEFGYFEKIRFESPKNYYWEGAMGLNYEYTKLEKVKKWCPRKVFPENNEEKVYPKGFSNDMRFDLFVRSAGRKQGRGFVKPLYVGNRFYNKQALYPTHFPHSNHSDVEPSKDLSSVKPINISYEINLRLHSAVSQVNESLSSLKISAEGIYDETTGSLCMVGCINVGLNSSKLWSKDGSVDCEIHVNFQFPARHPKENSGYIKGTIESKRKRSDPLHFETLELSSAAFVANEAHDIILRTDVETIMAIISNTLACVFAVLQIFHLRKNPDVVPFVSLTMLLTLTSAYTIPLMLDLKSIFTTSLNTQNALLGIGGWLEAKQITEGVIKVALFLFQARLLQLTWLARRSSGGDSNGLQMAEKEAMFVTLPVYAGWAFLSIFFTWRKRKHDFVMPSSAFLTSYKEHPIWDTMKSCADILLDGFLLPQILLNLFRDSREVSLAYSYYIGTTLVRILPHAYGLYKAQNSASKLVSIAWDVVITLGSLIFATVIYLQQRFGGRFRPKKSGVYEKVANVGDGEI, via the coding sequence ATGTCCAAAAGCGACATCATCTCTCCTTTCCATTTCCGACGACATACTGGATACTACACTACTAAAGGAAACGATACTAATCTAAGACTAAGACACAGGTTTTTACTCGACTCCTCCAACTCTCTTTCATTACGCTTTTGGAGAGTCCATGAAactgagtttcaaggcttgtttagTCTTCAAGGCACTTTGACACTTCGTACCAGTGTTACATACTATTCTGGAAGAGATTTCAGAGGTAACAGGTCAAGTTACTATCCACCTAGTTCCATGAATCGCCTTGACCCTGAAAAATTTCGTAGAAGCTCTTCATGGCCTACATTTAGTCTAAGTGGATTTTGGTCAGAATCTTCAGGGAAACTCTGCATGGTTGGATTTGGCTCTGGCGCTAAAAGAGATGAGTCTTTTAATGTTCCTGCTTCACTTAAGCTCTTTAATATCAAGAACTCTACTAAGCTCACGAGTTTGGTTACTGGGACTCTAGAGAGCTTGGTGAGTGAAAATGATCCAAACTATTTTGATCCCGCCTCTGTTATGATATTTCCTATGTTGAATTATGAGTATACTTTGGTCGCAGAAGAGTTCAACAATAGTAATAACAAAAATGGTTTTGATGATCAAAATGATGTCATTCCTCCGGGTTTGTCCTATAATTCTTTACCAAGAGTATTATGTTCACTAATATTCTTTGAGACTTTCGATTTGAAATACTCAACCCAAACTTCCACTCCTTTGGGAGAGTCCCTTAGCGATTCTCGTAGAGTTCTATGGCTAGAAAGAATACAGTGTTTAGGAGTTGAGCGAAAGCTGAGACTTTTGATAAAGTTTCCAACCAGTGTCAGTGACCTGTGGAACTACAGAACCTTAGACCCCCACACGACTTTGGTTGGGGAAGGGATTTGGGATGAGAAGAAGAATCAGCTAAACGTCATCGCTTGTCAGTTTCTTGACGCAAAAGATTCTTGGGCTGAGGCACATGTTGGTGATTGTTCAACAAGATTGATTCTGAGATTCCCTGCTATCTGGACAATTGGCAAGACCAGTAGTGTTGTGGGGTATGTTTGGAGCAACAAAACTGAGACAGAGTTTGGTTATTTCGAAAAGATAAGGTTTGAAAGTCCAAAGAACTACTATTGGGAAGGGGCTATGGGATTGAATTATGAGTACACGAAGCTTGAGAAAGTGAAAAAATGGTGTCCCAGGAAAGTATTTCCTGAGAATAACGAGGAGAAGGTGTATCCAAAGGGGTTTTCTAATGATATGAGATTTGACCTGTTTGTTAGAAGTGCCGGAAGAAAACAAGGTCGGGGCTTTGTTAAACCTCTCTATGTTGGCAACCGATTCTATAATAAGCAGGCTCTTTATCCCACACACTTTCCACACTCAAATCATTCAGATGTAGAACCTTCAAAAGACTTGAGCAGTGTAAAGCCAATTAATATTAGCTATGAAATAAACCTCCGACTTCATTCTGCAGTTTCTCAAGTTAATGAATCATTATCGAGTTTAAAGATTTCTGCTGAAGGGATTTATGATGAAACCACAGGAAGCTTGTGCATGGTGGGCTGCATAAATGTTGGCTTAAACAGTTCCAAGTTATGGTCAAAAGATGGTTCTGTTGATTGTGAGATTCATGTCAATTTTCAATTCCCTGCAAGGCATCCGAAGGAGAATTCAGGCTACATAAAGGGTACCATTGAAAGCAAACGAAAAAGATCCGACCCTCTTCATTTCGAAACACTGGAGTTGTCCTCGGCTGCATTTGTTGCCAATGAAGCGCATGATATCATTTTGAGAACAGACGTGGAGACTATCATGGCTATTATCTCCAACACGCTTGCTTGTGTTTTTGCAGTGCTGCAGATCTTTCACCTGAGAAAGAATCCCGATGTGGTTCCATTCGTTTCATTGACCATGCTTTTGACTCTAACTTCGGCCTACACGATACCTCTTATGCTGGACTTGAAATCCATATTCACTACAAGTCTTAACACCCAAAATGCGCTTCTTGGGATTGGTGGTTGGCTTGAAGCCAAACAAATAACTGAAGGGGTAATAAAGGTTGCACTCTTTTTGTTCCAAGCTCGTCTTCTACAGCTCACATGGTTGGCGAGAAGATCATCTGGTGGAGACAGTAACGGGCTGCAGATGGCAGAGAAAGAGGCCATGTTTGTGACATTGCCAGTGTATGCTGGATGGGCCTTTCTCAGTATTTTCTTCACTTGGAGGAAGAGAAAACATGACTTTGTTATGCCATCTTCTGCCTTTTTGACAAGTTACAAGGAGCACCCCATTTGGGATACCATGAAATCTTGTGCTGACATCCTCTTAGATGGCTTTCTCTTGCCTCAAATACTTCTCAACTTGTTCAGGGATTCAAGAGAGGTTTCACTAGCTTATTCCTACTACATCGGAACAACTCTTGTCCGGATTCTTCCCCATGCCTATGGTCTTTACAAGGCTCAAAACTCTGCTTCCAAACTGGTTTCGATTGCTTGGGATGTGGTGATCACTTTAGGGTCTCTGATTTTTGCAACAGTCATTTACTTGCAGCAGCGGTTTGGGGGTCGTTTTAGGCCCAAAAAATCTGGTGTATATGAGAAGGTGGCTAATGTTGGTGATGGTGAGATATGA